One window of Cydia strobilella chromosome 10, ilCydStro3.1, whole genome shotgun sequence genomic DNA carries:
- the LOC134744918 gene encoding uncharacterized protein LOC134744918, which produces MPHTIIKLLLLVASVAVCVTQDTEDVRESRLVQTAQGPVRGYKKDDIFYFYGIPYATAPTGTRRFTAPLPGPVWMSPLEAVNDKIICPQGKFPMLDLSNYKMREDCLVVNIYMPDTEETNLPVVVYVHGGGYQVGAGAFASPSPLVRTKKVIAVTFNYRLGAHGFLCLGTDNAPGNAGMKDQVALLRWVQKNIAKFGGNPNEVTIAGYSAGSSAVDLLMLSETTKGLYNKVIPESGASVAVWSVQLDPVQNAKDFAKQLNFSNADNINSLEEFYTTSSYEALTSDIFFDKEDSNFLFSPCVERDTGVEMFLDDAPVNILTQGKYKKVPVLYGFANMEGLFRVPWFKQWKESMNERFSDFLPADLQFKSKEEKERIAKDIKEFYFGDKRISAETIQGFIDYFSDVIFAFPYLRSVKLQVEAGSDSIYLYEYSFFRPHPENVDIPEYVKNIKGAGHCAQTEAVTDFGAYDNNFGPDSDEYKKMRNIMIELWVNFITTGKPVPEESNLPSWPPVGANRSPYMSLGEEIKLKGPCLEERTLFWEDIYGRFYKSPVAPSTRKPRSELSQSVSRQLPAMPHTIIKLLLLVASVAVCVTQDTEDVRESRLVQTAQGPVRGYKKDDIFYFYGIPYATAPTGTRRFTAPLPGPVWMSPLEAVNDKIICPQGQFPMLDLSNYEMREDCLVVNIYMPDTEKNNLPVVVYVHGGAYQVGAGVFGSPSSLVRTKKVIAVTFNYRLGAHGFLCLGTENAPGNAGMKDQVALLRWIRKNIASFGGNPNNVTIAGYSAGSSSVDLLMLSDITKGLYNKVIPESGASVAAWSVQIDPVQNAKDFAKQLNFTNVDNINSLEEFYSTVSYEALMSDIFFDRKDSVFLFSPCVERDTGVEIFLHDTPVNILTQGKYRKVPVLYGFSNMEGLLRVPLFEQWQELMNDRFSDFLPADLQFKNKEEKERIAKDIKEFYFGGKRISAETIQGFIDYFSDVIFAFPHLRSVKMQVEAGSDSIYLYEYSFFRPYPENAGIPEYVKNIKGADHCAQTVAVLETGAFIDVNVGPDSDEYKKMKNIMVELWVNFITTGKPVPEGSNLPSWPPVGANRSPYMSLGEKIKLKGPLLEERTLFWENIYGRFYRSPVAPSPRKDRSEL; this is translated from the exons ATGCCGCAcaccataataaaattattgttattagtCGCCAGTGTAGCTGTGTGTGTTACACAAGATACTGAGGATGTAAGGGAATCAAGGTTAGTGCAGACCGCACAGGGGCCCGTAAGGGGATATAAGAAGGATGATATCTTCTATTTTTACGGGATCCCATATGCCACAGCGCCTACTGGAACGCGCAGATTCACT GCACCGCTTCCAGGACCAGTATGGATGAGCCCACTTGAAGCGGTCAATGATAAGATAATTTGTCCACAAGGCAAATTTCCAATGCTAGATCTATCTAATTATAAAATGCGAGAAGACTGTCTTGTGGTAAACATCTATATGCCCGATACAGAGGAGACAAATCTTCCTGTCGTGGTCTATGTCCATGGAGGAGGTTACCAAGTAGGAGCTGGAGCCTTTGCGTCACCAAGCCCATTAGTCCGCACCAAAAAAGTAATAGCTGTCACTTTCAATTATCGTTTGGGAGCGCACGGATTTCTCTGTCTGGGCACGGATAATGCTCCCGGTAACGCAGGAATGAAAGACCAAGTAGCGCTGCTTCGATGGGTACAGAAGAACATCGCCAAATTCGGGGGAAACCCCAATGAAGTTACTATTGCTGGGTACAGCGCAGGCTCATCAGCCGTGGACCTCCTGATGCTCTCAGAAACGACCAAGGGTCTATATAATAAAGTTATACCCGAGAGCGGTGCAAGTGTAGCTGTATGGAGCGTTCAACTTGATCCTGTTCAGAATGCAAAAGATTTTGCTAAGCAGCTTAACTTCAGTAACGCTGATAATATCAATAGTTTGGAAGAATTCTACACAACTTCGTCATATGAGGCTTTGACGTCGGATATTTTCTTTGATAAGGAGGATTCAAATTTTTTGTTTTCACCTTGTGTTGAGCGTGATACCGGCGTTGAAATGTTCCTTGATGATGCTCCAgttaatattttaacacaaggaaaatacaaaaaagtgcCAGTCCTATATGGATTTGCAAATATGGAAGGTTTATTTCGGGTTCCATGGTTTAAGCAATGGAAAGAATCAATGAATGAAAGATTTTCAGACTTTTTGCCAGCTGATTTGCAGTTTAAAAGCAAGGAAGAAAAGGAGCGTATTGCGAAAGATAtcaaagaattttattttggcGATAAACGCATATCTGCTGAAACTATTCAAGGGTTTATCGATTACTTCTCTGATGTCATATTTGCATTTCCTTACTTGAGATCAGTTAAGTTGCAAGTAGAGGCTGGTAGTGACTCAATATACCTTTATGAATATTCGTTCTTCAGGCCACACCCCGAAAATGTTGATATTCCAGAATACGTTAAAAATATCAAAGGGGCAGGTCATTGTGCCCAGACTGAAGCGGTAACGGACTTCGGTGCATATGACAACAATTTTGGTCCCGATTCTGATGAATACAAGAAAATGAGAAACATTATGATTGAGCTTTGGGTGAACTTTATTACTACGGG TAAACCAGTACCTGAAGAATCAAATCTCCCTTCTTGGCCCCCGGTTGGCGCTAACAGGTCACCCTATATGTCTCTAGGAGAAGAGATTAAGCTCAAAGGGCCGTGCTTGGAGGAACGTACACTCTTTTGGGAAGACATTTACGGGCGATTCTACAAATCTCCAGTGGCACCATCCACTCGCAAACCTAGAAGTGAACTCT CACAGTCAGTGTCACGGCAACTGCCCGCAATGCCGCACACCATAatcaaattattgttattagtCGCCAGTGTAGCTGTGTGTGTTACACAAGATACTGAGGATGTAAGGGAATCAAGGTTAGTGCAGACCGCACAGGGGCCCGTGAGGGGATATAAGAAGGACGATATCTTCTATTTTTACGGGATCCCGTATGCTACGGCACCTACTGGAACGCGCAGGTTCACC gcaccgCTTCCAGGACCAGTATGGATGAGCCCACTTGAAGCGGTCAACGATAAGATAATTTGTCCACAAGGCCAATTTCCAATGCTAGATCTATCTAATTATGAAATGCGAGAAGACTGTCTTGTGGTAAACATCTATATGCCCGATACAGAGAAAAATAATCTCCCTGTCGTTGTCTATGTCCACGGAGGAGCTTACCAAGTAGGAGCCGGAGTGTTTGGCTCACCAAGCTCATTAGTGCGCACCAAGAAAGTAATAGCTGTCACTTTCAACTATCGCTTAGGAGCGCATGGGTTCCTCTGCCTGGGCACAGAAAATGCTCCCGGTAACGCAGGAATGAAAGACCAAGTCGCGCTACTTCGATGGATAAGAAAAAACATCGCTAGCTTTGGGGGTAATCCCAATAACGTCACTATTGCTGGGTACAGCGCAGGCTCGTCATCAGTGGACCTCCTGATGCTCTCAGATATAACCAAGGGTCTTTATAACAAAGTTATACCCGAGAGCGGTGCAAGTGTAGCAGCGTGGAGTGTTCAGATTGATCCTGTTCAGAATGCGAAAGATTTTGCTAAGCAGCTTAACTTTACTAATGTTgataatataaatagtttagaagaaTTCTACTCAACTGTGTCATATGAGGCTTTGATGTCGGATATTTTCTTTGATAGGAAGGATTCAGTTTTCTTGTTTTCGCCTTGTGTTGAACGTGATACCGGCGTCGAAATATTCCTACACGATACTCCAGTTAACATTttaacacaaggaaaatacagAAAAGTGCCGGTCCTGTATGGATTTTCAAATATGGAAGGTTTATTAAGGGTTCCTTTGTTTGAACAGTGGCAAGAATTAATGAATGACAGATTTTCAGACTTTTTGCCAGCTGATTTGCAGTTTAAAAACAAGGAAGAAAAGGAGCGTATTGCGAAAGAtattaaagaattttattttggtGGCAAACGCATATCGGCTGAAACTATTCAAGGGTTTATCGATTACTTCTCTGATGTTATATTTGCATTTCCACATTTGAGATCAGTTAAGATGCAAGTGGAGGCTGGTAGTGATTCAATATACCTGTATGAATATTCGTTCTTCAGGCCATATCCCGAAAATGCTGGTATTCCAGAATACGTGAAAAATATCAAAGGAGCAGATCACTGTGCCCAGACTGTTGCAGTACTAGAAACCGGTGCATTTATCGACGTTAACGTTGGTCCTGATTCTGATGAATATAAGAAAATGAAGAACATTATGGTTGAGCTTTGGGTGAACTTTATCACTACGGG TAAACCAGTACCTGAAGGATCAAATCTCCCTTCTTGGCCCCCGGTTGGTGCTAACAGGTCGCCCTATATGTCTCTAGGAGAAAAGATAAAGCTTAAAGGGCCTCTCTTAGAGGAACGTACACTCTTTTGGGAAAACATCTATGGGCGTTTCTACAGATCTCCAGTGGCACCATCTCCACGCAAAGATAGAAGCGAACTTTAA